A section of the Streptomyces sp. CG1 genome encodes:
- a CDS encoding ArsA family ATPase: MRTILITGPGGSGRTTIAAATALSAAREGIRTLLLGADRSDTLGSALGSATGPAPREAAPNLTTWRPDAAARFREDLTAFQTRAASVLDLLGAARLDAEEVTPLPGAEELSFLRALRDAALCERYDLLVVDLPPLPQALALLALAEELRRYLRRLLPPERQAARALRPVLGRLAGVPMPADWLYETAARWDVELAAVEAVLTDRNTAVRLVAEPGPAGAEAVPAARLGLALRGLRTEALIANRTLPEATPDSWLSSLLAQQRKTLADWQEQPYDVHPVPHLGRDPRGGDDLAALAVPPVNPAPAPVEWPVADRIAEDGVLVWHIPLPGAIRDELDLIRRGDELVITAGSFRRIVALPSALRRCTVAGAGLREGELRVRFAPDPDLWPTGSR, translated from the coding sequence ATGCGCACCATCCTGATCACGGGCCCCGGCGGCAGCGGTCGTACCACGATCGCCGCCGCGACCGCGCTCTCCGCCGCCCGCGAGGGCATCCGCACCCTCCTCCTGGGCGCCGACCGCAGCGACACCCTCGGCTCGGCCCTCGGCTCCGCGACAGGACCGGCTCCCAGGGAAGCCGCGCCGAACCTCACCACCTGGCGTCCCGACGCGGCCGCCCGGTTCCGCGAGGATCTCACCGCCTTCCAGACCCGCGCCGCAAGCGTCCTCGACCTGCTCGGCGCCGCACGCCTCGACGCCGAGGAGGTCACCCCGCTCCCCGGCGCCGAGGAACTGTCCTTCCTGCGCGCGCTCAGGGACGCCGCCCTCTGCGAGCGCTACGACCTCCTCGTCGTCGACCTCCCGCCCCTCCCGCAGGCCCTCGCCCTGCTCGCACTCGCCGAGGAACTGCGCCGCTATCTGCGCCGTCTGCTCCCGCCCGAGCGGCAGGCGGCCCGCGCCCTGCGCCCGGTCCTCGGCCGGCTGGCCGGCGTGCCCATGCCCGCCGACTGGCTGTACGAGACGGCGGCCCGCTGGGACGTCGAACTGGCCGCCGTCGAGGCCGTCCTCACCGACCGGAACACCGCCGTACGCCTGGTCGCCGAACCCGGCCCGGCCGGCGCCGAAGCCGTACCCGCCGCCCGCCTCGGCCTCGCCCTGCGCGGCCTGCGCACCGAGGCTCTGATCGCCAACCGCACCCTGCCCGAGGCCACCCCCGACAGCTGGCTCTCCTCCCTCCTCGCCCAGCAGCGCAAGACACTCGCCGACTGGCAGGAGCAGCCGTACGACGTCCACCCCGTCCCGCACCTCGGCCGTGACCCGCGCGGCGGCGACGACCTCGCCGCCCTCGCCGTGCCCCCCGTCAATCCGGCGCCCGCCCCGGTCGAGTGGCCCGTGGCCGACCGGATCGCCGAGGACGGCGTGCTGGTCTGGCACATCCCGCTGCCCGGCGCGATACGGGACGAGCTGGACCTGATCCGGCGCGGCGACGAACTCGTCATCACCGCGGGATCCTTCCGGCGCATCGTCGCGCTGCCCTCCGCCCTGCGCCGCTGCACCGTCGCGGGGGCCGGTCTGCGCGAGGGCGAGCTGCGCGTCCGGTTCGCCCCGGACCCCGACCTGTGGCCCACGGGCTCACGATGA
- a CDS encoding SRPBCC family protein, whose translation MAEHTSSSITIEAAPADVMGVIADFARYPDWTGEVKEAEVLKTDDRGRAEQVRLVMDAGAIKDDQTLAYTWTGDNEVSWTLVKSQMLRSLDGSYVLKATGPGSTEVTYLLTVDVKIPMLGMIKRKAEKVIIDRALAGLKKRVEEESPSGGTPSEGD comes from the coding sequence ATGGCGGAACACACCAGCTCGAGCATCACGATCGAGGCGGCACCGGCCGACGTCATGGGGGTGATCGCCGACTTCGCCCGCTACCCGGACTGGACGGGCGAGGTGAAGGAGGCGGAGGTCCTCAAGACCGACGACCGGGGCCGCGCCGAGCAGGTCCGCCTCGTCATGGACGCGGGGGCGATCAAGGACGACCAGACGCTGGCCTACACGTGGACCGGCGACAACGAGGTCTCCTGGACCCTGGTCAAGTCCCAGATGCTGCGCTCCCTGGACGGCTCGTACGTCCTCAAGGCCACCGGCCCCGGCTCCACCGAGGTCACCTACCTCCTCACGGTCGACGTCAAGATCCCCATGCTCGGGATGATCAAGCGCAAGGCGGAGAAGGTCATCATCGACCGGGCTCTGGCCGGTTTGAAGAAGAGGGTGGAAGAAGAGAGCCCGTCTGGGGGCACCCCCTCTGAGGGAGACTGA